Proteins from a genomic interval of Medicago truncatula cultivar Jemalong A17 chromosome 3, MtrunA17r5.0-ANR, whole genome shotgun sequence:
- the LOC25490260 gene encoding uncharacterized protein: MALSDAVVSNLTTIYVAVIACIKLYGFLCARTFTGVFVVMISTTVVGLILMATLTWDVSRKATYAFNRHHPPPLICKGGICWHGVAVRSPASQVRFRIPQQIFPIPNAAF; the protein is encoded by the coding sequence ATGGCTCTATCAGATGCAGTTGTTAGCAACCTTACAACAATCTACGTGGCCGTGATCGCCTGTATTAAGCTCTACGGTTTTCTCTGTGCTCGTACCTTCACCGGCGTTTTTGTTGTCATGATATCAACCACCGTGGTGGGTCTTATCCTAATGGCAACGCTGACGTGGGATGTCTCTCGTAAAGCCACGTATGCTTTCAACCGCCACCATCCTCCACCGTTGATTTGTAAGGGAGGTATTTGTTGGCACGGCGTCGCCGTCCGATCACCGGCTTCTCAGGTCCGTTTCAGAATTCCACAACAGATATTTCCCATTCCCAACGCCGCTTTCTAA